A genomic window from Sporosarcina sp. Marseille-Q4063 includes:
- a CDS encoding Rpn family recombination-promoting nuclease/putative transposase, which produces MFVKERRGVYDLLDLRNDFVFKSFFGDKRNSNLLLQFLNSILDVQVTSIELVDPHLEYTHAGDKSSVMDVRVRTEQGEQINIEMQLGNHQAFPERMLIYWAKMYGSQDNKSRPYTQLRKAIQIIITDFNLLKEKDYHNLFQIANKKSNLLLSDHLEIHVLELPKLRIENIMDASELERWLLFMKSDDKTKEALAMESPTMREAFEEIDRLSQNPETRRLADFREQELKDILQREEDAREKGMEMGIEKEKRDTVISLNNFGMSPKDIAINVRIPLEKVIEIVKSLKQ; this is translated from the coding sequence ATGTTCGTGAAAGAACGGCGCGGTGTATATGATTTGCTCGACTTGCGCAATGATTTTGTCTTCAAATCATTCTTCGGGGATAAAAGGAATTCAAACTTATTGTTGCAGTTTCTAAATTCAATTTTGGATGTACAGGTTACATCGATAGAATTAGTAGATCCGCATCTAGAATACACACATGCCGGAGATAAAAGTTCTGTCATGGATGTACGAGTTCGAACGGAACAAGGCGAACAAATAAATATAGAAATGCAGTTGGGAAACCATCAAGCCTTTCCGGAACGAATGTTAATCTATTGGGCTAAAATGTATGGAAGTCAAGACAATAAAAGCAGGCCATACACTCAGCTGAGGAAAGCAATTCAAATTATTATTACTGATTTTAATTTATTAAAAGAGAAAGATTATCATAATCTTTTTCAGATAGCCAACAAAAAGAGCAACTTACTATTATCGGATCACCTGGAGATTCATGTACTGGAGTTGCCGAAACTGCGAATTGAAAATATAATGGATGCAAGCGAACTCGAACGGTGGCTATTATTTATGAAAAGTGATGATAAAACAAAGGAGGCGTTGGCGATGGAAAGTCCAACGATGAGGGAAGCATTTGAGGAAATCGACCGTCTCAGCCAAAATCCAGAAACGCGTCGGCTTGCGGATTTTAGAGAACAAGAGTTGAAAGATATATTGCAACGGGAAGAAGATGCACGGGAAAAGGGCATGGAAATGGGGATTGAAAAAGAGAAAAGAGATACAGTAATTAGTCTTAATAATTTTGGAATGTCACCAAAAGACATTGCGATAAATGTACGAATCCCTTTGGAAAAGGTTATAGAAATAGTTAAGTCACTCAAACAATAA